DNA from Acipenser ruthenus chromosome 23, fAciRut3.2 maternal haplotype, whole genome shotgun sequence:
ttccacataaaaaaaatatgtacatatacacatttatagcattttaaatgttttctatCGTGACAACCAAGTAAGTCATTTGTCTCAAATTCCCCATAGGGGTCAAATTGCTTGGTTAAATAAAAATGGACATTTCAATTGCGTTGAATCAGGGCTATGCCTTTGCAGATGCTATAGAGCCCTTGTTTAAGTCAGTAAAGAAACGGTCTCTTTTCTCTTGCAGGACGGTTAGGAAGCTGTGAACTCTCCCCTCCCGCTCAGCAGTGTATTTCTGCACAGCCTCCTGTCTGAGCTGTGAGTCCAGTGGCTTCCCCGGCCCAGTCTGTTGCAACAGTTCAGCTGCACAACAACGATCTGCTTCCAGCTGCTGAAGGACCCTGGCCTCTGCATGTAGATCTCTGGCTTtctgaaaaagaaatgcaaacaaaaattTACATTTGTCCCGCCCTTATTAAAACACTAGTAAATACTGTGGTTTATGCATGTATAAAACACTATGAAGTTTAAACTAGACAATCAGATTACTCGACTCTTCACACGTTGAACTTCTTTCATACTGCTATTTTAAATGCAAGGTACTGTCATCAATCGTCAATTTGCATGCAGTTTGAAAGTTTGCAAAGCATTTTACAGCAGATTTGTTTATCAAATACAACCTAATCTGAGCTGTGCAACTAGAGTTCAACAATTCTGTAAACGGACCACTTAAGCCTGAGTATCTATCCATCCTATAGTAACTTCTGTTTATATTCCCTTTCATAAAATGGTTTGGAAATGCCCAGCATCTTGATTTGTTGCAAGCAGTCCAATGCCACGTGGTTGACAGAGTACTGCCAATGCATCACCTGTAGGGCGTGGTGGTTCAGTTGATATTGCAGGATAGCTTCACAAAGGTTCCAGAAAGTATACTCTGGCCACAGGATGGACTGAAACACTAAACACGAGTAGGTGGTCTGGAGGGAGAAAATGAAAGACATTCAACAGGAAGATCATGAGGCATTGGGCCAGAACTCGAGACTAAAATATTTAGCTTTAAAGGGTCAacaccaccccccctcccccctcccccctcccccctaccccctacacacacacacacacacactgtgttgtAATGATAAGGCAGGTGGAAATCCAAAAAGGTAGTCAAGATCTCTCACCTGCCAGAGAAGGAAGTCACTGAGTCGGACTTCCCCAGAAGTTCTGATTAGCAGATCAGGGTCAGGGGAGTTGCTGGTGTAGAGACACTCATCCAGCAGAAACTCAGATACATCACTGAAACAAAGCAGAACACTCCTTAATCACCAAGCATGTTGTTTGATAATGTATTAACGCCCCGTAATAACCAATGCAAGCTGAAAACTATTTCAATCACAATGCAGACTTAAAAGTTGTGTCACTGGTTTTACACAAACCTTGAATTCATAGGTCATACAGCCACATTACTTAACAACAACTGGTAGCTATTTTTGACTTCAATAGCTATTGTCAGCAATCTATTTAACCTTTGCATTCCTGTTCCAAAAAATAACCCTTGAACTTAAATATCGggcagatgacacaaaaaaaattacaaaaacaattgtCAAAAGTAGCTGTCAACTTAAACTGTAAATGTTctgttctattttctttttttttccttaggaAATATTTCATCTAGAATTTGCTGTGCTGAGAGTTGCAGGGCaggttacaaaacaaaatgtccacACTGTCCACACACTGATTGTGCACACAACAGGAAGCACATAGGAAAGACACTAAATTGAAATCAATAGTACAGGTGGTCCAACAAGTGCACCTCCCCTCAGTATACCTCGGCTTGATCAGTCCTTGCTCTACGCCCCAGGCCGCCTCCTTCACTGCATTGGTAATCTCATGTCTGGAGGTGTAGGCAAAGCATACATTCAGAAAGCAcctggaagaggaggagaggaacACAGTCAGACACCGTGCACAAGCCCTTGCAGTTTCTATAGGCTTGAAACTAGCATCCTTTTTGAAAATCCAATACATATTGGCATGCACATCCCTGCTAAGGATATACATACAAAACCTTGTTGTTTGATTTGGATTTGGCACGCCGGGCTTACTTGTTGTGATTCTTGGTTGCCAGCACGGCTTGTGCAATCAGTTTCTGGATATCCAGGGGAAGGAGGGTCAAGTCTCCCAGCACTCGGATACACACCCCGTGTTTCTCCAGGTCCTCTCTGGGCAGAAGAGAATACAAAAAGATTACTGAACGAAGGAGGACAAGCTCAAG
Protein-coding regions in this window:
- the LOC117413167 gene encoding dehydrodolichyl diphosphate synthase complex subunit DHDDS-like, producing MSWIRKGELTLIERLSANILKAGPMPKHVAFIMDGNRRYARKLHVERQQGHTQGFDKLAETLRWCLNLEIREVTVYAFSIENFKRAKDEVDGLMELARQKFSRLLDEQEDLEKHGVCIRVLGDLTLLPLDIQKLIAQAVLATKNHNKCFLNVCFAYTSRHEITNAVKEAAWGVEQGLIKPSDVSEFLLDECLYTSNSPDPDLLIRTSGEVRLSDFLLWQTTYSCLVFQSILWPEYTFWNLCEAILQYQLNHHALQKARDLHAEARVLQQLEADRCCAAELLQQTGPGKPLDSQLRQEAVQKYTAEREGRVHSFLTVLQEKRDRFFTDLNKGSIASAKA